One window from the genome of Rhodococcus sp. ABRD24 encodes:
- a CDS encoding FAD-binding oxidoreductase — protein sequence MANTPAVIIVGAGVSGLSTALELVDAGLTNVTVLERRHPGEGSSGLSVGMVETQYFDVGDIETRVYGRRFFDRMSTDHGLGFVHGGYLRLAASDSDIRDFEASVTAQADYGVDDSFVLTADEITRRWPRIVMTDRLGGLFGSTDGYIDGYEFCTLAAGLISAKGGLVVNNAELLSATKGSGQWQLDTTRGTFRADVVVNAAGPWAGVVGDLLGAPVPLNPQLHGAVTIDLGRDADTLLPFVMDYVPNSGTDGIYFRSERPDQLIAGLHTDEDIHEPVSPDIPLGKVSHHFLERLSELMDERLRLPEDVGISGSWQGIYPMSPDHRPIVGAHPDAPSVVCALGAGGSGIQLAPAVGRLAAESILQCPTAFSDAVNWSPSRFSHVTDLVTAL from the coding sequence ATGGCCAATACCCCCGCCGTGATCATCGTCGGTGCCGGAGTATCGGGACTGTCGACCGCGCTGGAACTGGTCGATGCAGGGCTGACGAACGTCACGGTTCTCGAACGCCGCCATCCCGGCGAAGGCTCTTCGGGTCTGTCTGTGGGGATGGTCGAAACGCAGTACTTCGATGTCGGCGATATCGAAACGCGGGTGTATGGCCGGCGATTCTTCGACAGGATGTCCACCGACCACGGCCTCGGCTTCGTCCACGGTGGCTATTTGCGTCTCGCAGCATCGGATTCGGATATCCGCGACTTCGAAGCGAGCGTCACCGCGCAGGCCGATTACGGGGTCGATGACTCATTCGTGCTCACAGCGGACGAGATCACCCGCCGATGGCCTCGGATCGTCATGACCGATCGACTCGGAGGCCTGTTCGGATCCACCGACGGCTACATCGATGGATACGAATTCTGCACGCTTGCAGCGGGTCTGATCTCCGCGAAGGGAGGACTCGTTGTCAACAACGCCGAACTCTTGTCGGCGACCAAGGGATCCGGTCAATGGCAGCTCGACACCACCCGTGGCACGTTCCGGGCCGACGTCGTCGTCAATGCGGCCGGTCCGTGGGCTGGTGTCGTCGGTGACCTACTGGGCGCTCCCGTTCCACTGAATCCACAGTTGCACGGTGCGGTCACGATCGACCTCGGCCGCGACGCCGATACCCTGCTTCCGTTCGTGATGGACTATGTGCCCAACTCGGGCACAGACGGAATCTATTTCAGGTCGGAACGTCCCGACCAGCTCATTGCCGGGCTACACACCGACGAAGACATTCACGAACCGGTTTCCCCGGACATTCCGCTGGGCAAGGTCTCCCACCACTTCCTCGAGCGTCTCTCGGAACTGATGGACGAGCGCCTGCGACTCCCCGAAGATGTTGGCATCAGCGGTAGTTGGCAGGGCATCTACCCCATGAGCCCCGACCACAGACCGATCGTCGGTGCACATCCGGACGCCCCCAGCGTCGTTTGCGCTCTCGGTGCGGGCGGATCGGGCATTCAGCTCGCACCCGCCGTGGGCCGACTGGCCGCCGAGTCGATTCTTCAATGTCCAACTGCTTTCTCCGACGCAGTGAACTGGTCCCCCTCCCGGTTCTCGCACGTCACCGATCTTGTAACAGCACTCTGA
- a CDS encoding alpha/beta hydrolase — MTLRRPPLPSTRRTRTLLLAAIIAMPLASGFSAPAIASVPAAGPTTPAAPTAPERQSVSERYAATGIHAVTSVAVPGYQVFHPADIATSPERHPVVTFGNGSYATYEQYEELLRHLASWGFVVVVADSSVTGDGTEILAAARYILAQNDNPESVFHNRIDVAHVAAVGHSQGAGGSINASTNSGGLITSTAVLDLPDPWWASRPVDVIDVTRLTGPVFYLTGAEDPVSTAIPQAAYHAVSPGPAARGRLLGVGHNWPTDGGGFRGYLTAWLRFTLTADTDAARAFVGPAPELLADSRWDGTAVKGW; from the coding sequence GTGACGTTACGACGACCTCCGCTGCCCAGCACCCGACGCACCCGGACACTACTCCTCGCCGCAATCATCGCGATGCCGCTGGCGTCCGGATTCTCAGCACCAGCCATCGCATCGGTTCCCGCCGCAGGCCCCACGACTCCGGCGGCTCCCACTGCTCCGGAACGGCAATCCGTCAGCGAACGCTACGCGGCCACCGGCATCCACGCCGTCACATCCGTTGCGGTGCCTGGATACCAGGTGTTCCACCCCGCCGACATCGCCACCAGCCCCGAGCGCCATCCGGTGGTCACCTTCGGCAACGGCAGCTACGCGACGTACGAGCAGTACGAGGAGTTGCTACGCCACCTGGCCTCCTGGGGCTTCGTCGTCGTGGTCGCCGACAGCAGCGTCACCGGTGACGGGACCGAGATCCTGGCTGCGGCGCGCTACATTCTGGCGCAGAACGACAACCCGGAGAGCGTCTTTCACAATCGCATCGACGTCGCTCACGTCGCCGCCGTCGGACATTCGCAGGGCGCCGGGGGTTCGATCAATGCCAGCACCAACTCCGGCGGACTCATCACCTCCACCGCCGTGCTGGACCTGCCCGATCCCTGGTGGGCCTCCAGGCCCGTCGACGTGATCGATGTGACTCGACTGACAGGTCCGGTGTTCTACCTGACCGGCGCCGAGGATCCGGTCTCGACGGCCATACCGCAAGCCGCCTATCACGCCGTGAGCCCGGGGCCCGCAGCTCGCGGCCGCCTGCTGGGGGTGGGGCACAACTGGCCCACCGACGGAGGCGGATTCCGGGGATACCTCACCGCATGGCTGCGCTTCACCCTCACCGCCGATACCGACGCCGCGCGCGCCTTCGTCGGTCCGGCACCGGAGCTGTTGGCCGATTCGCGGTGGGACGGGACTGCCGTCAAGGGTTGGTGA
- a CDS encoding multicopper oxidase family protein, whose translation MTTSGNLGPVVNRRAFLTATAVGFGSLTLAACSTPSTTTTSTPASGVDLNAILAAEARRPHTGRTVTGALAPQLTDIDLGGPTVRSFAFGNSIPAPVIRANIGDDLAITVDNKMPDSTSLHWHGISLRNDMDGAAPASPDIGAGESFTYRFSVPHSGTYWAHPHVGLQTDYGLYVPVIVDDSNESLAYDAEWIVVLDDWTDGVGPSPQEVLDDLGQGGMGSMDHGSMPGMNMPGMGGSGSSSTQSSEQPGSGMMSGGAGSSELLGGDAGDVDYPFYLINGRVPTAPTSFDAKPGQRIRIRIINAGADTAFRVALAGHRMTVTHTDGFPVAPTEVDALLIGMSERYDVIVTAQDGVFPFVAAAEGKEGQNTQARALLRTGAGTVPAPDSRPTELGGRVGTVDTFVATGEVMLPQGPPDVNLTADLGGDMMSYRWTINGRTFDQMQPLTIQQGQRARLTFTNMSMMWHPMHLHGHTFQVIRPDGSPGPRKDTVIVLPMQRIAVDLVADNPGDWMLHCHNGYHQEAGMMTRLDYRN comes from the coding sequence GTGACCACCTCCGGCAACCTCGGCCCCGTCGTGAACAGGCGCGCCTTCCTCACCGCGACAGCGGTAGGGTTCGGCAGCCTCACGCTGGCCGCATGCAGCACACCGTCCACCACCACGACCAGCACACCGGCGTCCGGCGTCGACCTCAACGCCATCCTCGCCGCAGAGGCACGACGACCCCACACCGGGCGCACCGTCACCGGCGCACTGGCACCACAACTCACCGACATCGACCTCGGCGGCCCGACGGTACGTTCCTTCGCCTTCGGCAACTCGATTCCGGCTCCGGTGATCCGGGCGAACATCGGGGACGACTTGGCCATCACGGTCGACAACAAGATGCCGGACTCGACATCGCTGCACTGGCATGGCATTTCGCTACGCAACGATATGGACGGCGCCGCTCCCGCCAGCCCCGACATCGGTGCGGGCGAGTCGTTCACCTACCGGTTCTCGGTACCGCACTCGGGCACCTACTGGGCCCATCCACACGTGGGGTTGCAGACCGACTACGGGCTCTACGTGCCAGTGATCGTCGATGACTCCAACGAAAGCCTGGCCTACGACGCCGAGTGGATCGTCGTTCTCGACGACTGGACCGACGGCGTGGGCCCTAGCCCGCAGGAGGTCCTCGACGACCTCGGCCAGGGCGGAATGGGTTCCATGGACCACGGTTCCATGCCTGGGATGAACATGCCGGGCATGGGCGGCTCGGGGAGTTCGAGCACGCAGAGCAGCGAACAACCAGGCAGCGGCATGATGTCCGGTGGAGCCGGTAGCAGTGAGTTGCTCGGCGGCGACGCCGGTGACGTCGACTATCCCTTCTACCTGATCAACGGCCGGGTGCCGACCGCTCCCACCTCGTTCGACGCCAAGCCCGGCCAGCGGATCCGAATTCGGATCATCAACGCAGGCGCCGACACCGCATTCCGCGTCGCGCTCGCCGGGCACCGAATGACGGTAACCCACACCGACGGCTTCCCTGTCGCCCCTACCGAGGTCGACGCCCTGCTGATCGGAATGTCCGAACGCTACGACGTCATCGTCACGGCACAGGACGGGGTTTTTCCCTTCGTCGCCGCTGCCGAGGGGAAGGAGGGGCAGAACACCCAGGCCCGCGCTCTGCTGCGCACCGGCGCGGGGACTGTGCCCGCCCCGGATTCCCGACCCACCGAGCTCGGCGGGCGGGTCGGTACCGTCGACACCTTCGTCGCAACCGGCGAAGTGATGCTGCCGCAGGGGCCGCCGGATGTGAATCTCACTGCCGACCTCGGTGGCGACATGATGAGTTATCGCTGGACCATCAACGGACGCACCTTCGACCAGATGCAGCCATTGACAATCCAACAGGGCCAGCGAGCGCGACTGACTTTCACGAACATGTCGATGATGTGGCATCCCATGCACCTGCACGGGCATACCTTCCAGGTGATCCGCCCCGACGGCTCACCCGGGCCACGTAAGGACACCGTGATCGTGCTACCGATGCAGCGGATTGCTGTGGATCTGGTCGCGGACAACCCCGGAGATTGGATGCTGCACTGTCACAACGGGTATCACCAGGAGGCAGGCATGATGACCCGCCTCGACTACCGGAACTGA
- a CDS encoding SRPBCC domain-containing protein — translation MGYASFTNWRRLNGDPDLIWHAFTHPSESTQYEEHKTETVLAPDFAMDAGHSWDSKHGEECDFDVVRWTITRHVPNRVFEFTGKQRGIRQNVTLTMDPTDDGYILTETIRFRPAFAGKPGAHLLTWLMLATGVLAKVGDDHGESLDLLEQHLAAL, via the coding sequence ATGGGCTACGCATCCTTCACCAACTGGCGACGGCTGAACGGTGACCCGGACTTGATCTGGCACGCATTCACGCACCCGTCCGAATCGACGCAGTACGAGGAACACAAGACGGAGACCGTCCTGGCGCCCGACTTCGCGATGGATGCCGGGCACAGCTGGGACAGCAAGCACGGCGAGGAATGCGACTTCGATGTCGTGCGATGGACCATCACTCGACACGTGCCGAACAGAGTGTTCGAATTCACCGGCAAGCAACGGGGCATCCGCCAGAACGTAACGCTCACCATGGATCCCACCGACGACGGCTACATCCTGACCGAGACCATTCGGTTTCGCCCCGCGTTCGCAGGTAAGCCGGGTGCGCACCTACTGACCTGGCTGATGCTGGCGACCGGCGTGCTGGCCAAGGTCGGCGATGACCACGGAGAGAGTCTCGACCTGCTCGAGCAGCACCTCGCAGCGTTGTAG